A genomic stretch from Primulina huaijiensis isolate GDHJ02 chromosome 14, ASM1229523v2, whole genome shotgun sequence includes:
- the LOC140956894 gene encoding uncharacterized protein encodes MMMGMQIQTSHAPINHPLLSKTFLPTTHKLFFPCNSTAGREDKNLYSFLSTKGLKRGGLCVTSSSSNVAAPMWDGWTPEKSSKAPSLSDIVWPSAGAFAAMAILGKVDQMLAPKGVSITIAPLGAVCAVLFATPSSPGARKYNVFVAQIGCAAIGVLAFSVFGPGWLARSTAVASALAFMICTRAIHPPAASLPLLFIDGIKLHHLNFWYALFPGATGCILLCLIQEMVCYLKDNFRF; translated from the exons ATGATGATGGGTATGCAAATTCAAACGAGTCATGCCCCGATTAATCATCCGTTGTTGTCAAAAACTTTTCTGCCAACAACCCACAAATTGTTTTTTCCTTGTAATTCAACCGCCGGGAGAGAAGACAAGAATCTTTATAGTTTTCTAAGTACAAAAGGGCTAAAGAGAGGAGGGCTGTGTGTAACTTCATCATCAAGCAATGTGGCCGCGCCAATGTGGGATGGCTGGACGCCTGAGAAGAGCTCCAAAGCTCCTTCCCTCAGTGATATAGTTTGGCCTTCTGCAG gggcatttgcagccaTGGCTATATTGGGAAAGGTGGATCAAATGCTTGCACCCAAAGGCGTTTCGATCACAATTGCGCCACTAGGAGCGGTTTGTGCGGTTCTATTTGCCACCCCTTCTTCTCCTGGTGCCAGG AAATACAATGTATTTGTGGCTCAAATTGGTTGTGCAGCAATAGGTGTTTTGGCATTCTCGGTTTTCGGTCCAGGTTGGCTAGCTCGGAGCACTGCTGTTGCTTCTGCCTTAGCCTTCATGATTTGCACTCGTGCAATACATCCACCAG CTGCAAGCTTGCCATTACTTTTCATTGATGGCATTAAGCTTCATCATTTGAACTTTTGGTATGCTTTGTTCCCTGGTGCAACTGGTTGCATCCTCTTGTGTCTGATT CAAGAAATGGTATGTTACTTGAAGGacaatttcagattttga